In a single window of the Terrirubrum flagellatum genome:
- a CDS encoding ABC transporter substrate-binding protein, producing MKRISFAALATAMVAIASPAGAQDMKAEVIHWWTSGGESAAVKVFADQFNKAGGNWVDNAIAGGANARTAAINRTVGGNPPTAMQFNTGKQFDDLVENNLLADLDGLASEQKWKSIMPEAIINAVTRNGKVFAVPVNIHGQNWLWYNKSVLDKAGVPEPKNWDETIAALDKIKATGVIPLAFSGQKNWERGLFNAVLVGKGGPKLWVGIYGKQDATLAATPEFKAVAATYKKLRDYVDAGAPGRNWNDATTLVIQGKAGMQIMGDWAKGEFVSAGQTAGKEYGCTVLSGQGVGYVMGGDVFAFPKLKDANQQKAQLALAKIMLEPDTQIKFAQKKGSIPVRLDVDSSSLDQCAQKAMTWLKDSSQQIPAQEMLSPPALTGAMEDVISQFWNTSMTVDQFSAKVADALKQQF from the coding sequence ATGAAGCGAATTTCGTTCGCAGCATTGGCGACAGCTATGGTCGCGATCGCGTCGCCCGCCGGCGCGCAGGACATGAAAGCGGAAGTCATCCATTGGTGGACCTCCGGCGGCGAGTCTGCCGCGGTGAAGGTGTTCGCAGATCAGTTCAACAAGGCCGGCGGGAACTGGGTCGACAACGCGATCGCCGGCGGCGCCAATGCGCGCACGGCGGCAATCAACCGCACCGTTGGCGGCAATCCTCCAACCGCAATGCAATTCAACACCGGCAAGCAGTTCGACGATCTCGTCGAGAACAATCTGCTGGCTGACCTCGATGGCCTCGCTTCCGAACAGAAGTGGAAATCCATCATGCCGGAGGCGATCATCAATGCGGTGACGCGCAACGGCAAGGTGTTCGCCGTGCCGGTCAATATTCATGGCCAGAACTGGCTCTGGTACAACAAGTCCGTGCTCGACAAGGCCGGCGTCCCTGAACCCAAGAACTGGGACGAGACCATCGCCGCGCTGGACAAGATCAAGGCGACAGGCGTTATTCCGCTCGCCTTCAGCGGCCAGAAGAACTGGGAGCGCGGTCTTTTCAACGCCGTTCTTGTCGGCAAGGGCGGGCCGAAGCTCTGGGTCGGCATCTATGGCAAGCAGGACGCGACGCTCGCGGCCACGCCGGAATTCAAGGCTGTCGCCGCGACCTACAAGAAGCTGCGCGATTATGTCGACGCCGGCGCGCCGGGCCGCAACTGGAACGATGCGACGACGCTCGTGATCCAGGGCAAGGCCGGAATGCAGATCATGGGCGACTGGGCGAAGGGCGAATTCGTCAGCGCCGGCCAGACGGCTGGCAAGGAATATGGCTGCACCGTTCTGTCGGGACAGGGCGTCGGCTATGTCATGGGCGGCGACGTGTTCGCCTTCCCCAAGCTGAAGGACGCCAACCAGCAGAAGGCGCAGCTCGCGCTCGCGAAAATCATGCTGGAGCCGGATACGCAGATCAAATTTGCGCAGAAGAAGGGCTCAATTCCGGTTCGTCTCGACGTCGATTCCTCCTCGCTCGATCAGTGCGCGCAGAAGGCGATGACGTGGCTCAAGGATTCGAGCCAGCAGATTCCGGCGCAGGAAATGCTGTCGCCGCCGGCGCTGACCGGCGCGATGGAGGATGTGATCTCGCAGTTCTGGAATACTTCGATGACCGTCGACCAGTTCTCGGCGAAGGTCGCGGACGCGCTGAAGCAGCAGTTCTGA
- a CDS encoding sugar ABC transporter permease has protein sequence MRTPFARLASQASATLALAPAFLILFVVYLAGSGWTIWMSFTNSRMLPNNNFIGLRQYSALLINDRWLYSVHNIFIFGFLFVIVALALGFLLAIAIDQKVRAEDALRSIFLYPFSMSFVVTGLVWQWLLNPSQGIQKLVRGWGFENFQFDWIVRQETAIYCLVFAAIWHAAGLVMAIMLAGLRGIDEDIWKAAKIDGLPTWRVYASIVTPMLGASFATAAVLLSTSVVRLYDLSVAMTNGGPGLASEVPAKFVMDHLFDRGNVGLATAAATMMLITVIAVVAPWTYWRSRRAARGGHA, from the coding sequence ATGCGCACTCCCTTCGCACGTCTGGCTTCGCAAGCTTCCGCGACGCTCGCGCTTGCGCCGGCGTTCCTGATCCTGTTCGTCGTCTATCTCGCGGGTTCAGGCTGGACGATCTGGATGTCGTTCACCAATTCGCGCATGCTGCCGAACAACAATTTCATCGGCCTGCGCCAATATTCCGCGCTGCTCATCAACGACCGCTGGCTCTATTCCGTCCACAACATCTTCATCTTCGGCTTTCTCTTTGTGATCGTGGCGCTCGCGCTTGGCTTCCTGCTCGCGATCGCCATCGACCAGAAGGTGCGCGCCGAAGACGCGCTACGTTCGATTTTTCTTTATCCCTTCTCCATGTCTTTCGTCGTCACAGGCCTCGTCTGGCAGTGGCTGCTCAATCCGAGTCAGGGCATCCAGAAGCTGGTGCGCGGCTGGGGTTTCGAGAATTTCCAGTTCGACTGGATCGTGCGGCAGGAAACCGCGATCTACTGCCTCGTCTTCGCCGCCATCTGGCACGCCGCTGGCCTCGTCATGGCGATCATGCTCGCAGGCTTGCGCGGCATCGACGAGGATATCTGGAAGGCGGCGAAAATCGACGGCCTTCCAACGTGGCGCGTCTACGCCTCGATCGTCACGCCGATGCTGGGCGCGAGCTTCGCGACCGCCGCCGTGCTGCTCTCGACCAGCGTGGTCAGGCTCTATGATCTCTCCGTCGCCATGACCAATGGCGGGCCGGGCCTCGCTTCGGAAGTTCCGGCCAAATTCGTGATGGATCACCTGTTCGATCGCGGCAATGTCGGCCTCGCCACGGCCGCCGCGACCATGATGCTGATCACCGTCATCGCCGTCGTCGCGCCCTGGACTTACTGGCGCAGCCGCCGCGCCGCGCGCGGAGGCCACGCATGA